CTGTTTTTCCTGATGTATCGGTGATCACCAACCGATAAACACCGGCCGGCCACTGCTTCCGGGTAATTGCATGTGTAGCGCCCCCAAGGCTGCCTTCCAACTCAAGGCTGTGTACGGTTTGTCCGGCAGCATTCATCAGGCGAACCTGATAAGATCCTTTATCGGGGAGGGTAACATAAAACAGCTGGCGAACCGGATTGGGGTATACAACTACTTCCTTTGCTTGAGTGGTACGAAGTACTGCCACATTAGAAGTAAGCGTGTGCTTATCTATATCCATCACTTTTACCCGATAGTAGAGCGTACCTGCAGGTGCGGTTCTGTCTACAAAAGCATACTGCTGGCCATGATTGCTATTGCCGGCTGCAGGAATGCTGCCGACCACGGTAAACTGCTGGCCATTGGTACTCCGTTCTATCAGACATTCATGGGTATTGGCTTCCCAGGTAGTTTTCCAGGTAAGGCTTACATCTGATTGGTGGCGGCTGGCATGCAATACCAATCCTTTCACAGGTAATGCACCGGGAGGACGAATCAGTCCTGCATCAATATTGTAAATGCCGGAAGAATAAGGCAGCATAAAGTTGCTGATGGTAACACCGCTACCATCCACCTTACTGTCATTGGTACCATCACCTTGGTTGGCTACGGTAAAATTGGCCACGGCATTGCCAAAGATGGCCCGCAATGGCACTTCAATTGGAACGGTAAAGAACTGGAAGAAACCGTTGCCTTTGGTAATGGCTTCACCAATCACCTGGCCTGTATTGAGATTAATCAACTGTACAGTGATACCTGCCACACCAGGTTCATCGGCATCCTGTATTCCATCCTGATCGTAATCATCCCATACATAATCACCAACCCGACCAATGAAGGAAGCTCTTAACCCCGCATCAATATCAAGATAGTTGACACCCGCCAACACTGTAAACAAATCTGTACGGCCAGTGGATCTGTCTACATCGCTACCATTTGCCGCAGGCGCTGCTTCTTTTCTGGTAAACTCCATGATGGTAGGATAAGTACTATAGCCCATGCTGTATGTACCGGCAGGTACATTAAAGAAATAATATTTACCAGCGGCATTGGTTACTGTAGAGCCCAATGGTGTTCCGGTTGCACTGTACAACGTAACCGTTACACCGGGAAGGCCGGGTTCATTGGCATCCTGAATACCATCACCATTCAAATCGTTCCACACATAATCGCCCACATAGCTTGAAACAGGCATTACACCAATATCAGCTGTATAGTTAGTTCGAAGAGCTGATGTGATAAGCAATCCGGCAGTTACCCGACCGTTTACACCACTTACATCGCTGTCAGTTGCATCGTTGCCACCCTGATCGAGAGGTGACAATACAAAGCCTGCTGGCAGATTGCTGAAACGTGGAAAATATGTGCCATCATTCAAACCATAAAAACGGTAGTAGCCATTTCTGTTGGTTGTTGTTTGCAGCACTTTTCCGCTTTGTGTTACCAAATTGCCCGATACATCCAGCAGGTCTACAGTAATGCCTGGAATACCTCTGGTTTCTGAAGCATCCTGCACACCATTACTATTCAAATCGAGCCATACTCTATCGCCAATAATGCGGTTGCTGTTGCTGGTGAGTTGCAAGCCAAGTGCTATGTCAATTTTTTGTTCCCCTTCTGCCAGGCCAAAGTCGTCCGTCATAGAAGTACTGCCAATCAAAGGATTGCCATCACTGTCTATTTTATCATCTTCTCCTGCATTTTTTGCAGCCAATGTATACCAGCTTGTATTGATGTTGCTGAATTCTACTCTGTACTTATGTGAAGAATTAAGATTGGTAAAACTGTACTCGCCTAATGAGTTGGTAATGGTGGTGTAGAGTAAATCATCGGCATCACCCAAAGTACCGTTGGCACCAGCTTCTCTTAGTGTAACAGTAATACCTGATACACCTGTTTCATTATCATCTTGCACACTATCAAGATCCAAATCGATCCAAACGTAGTTGCCCACAGAACCTGTACCGGGATTTTTACCTTGCCGGATAGCCGCATCAAAACTTAAATTGGTAACACCACCAGCCAGTACAAACGGATCAGTCAATCCGGTCAATGCATCTACATCACTATCTAAATTATCATTGCCACCACGATCTTGCAGGCTGAATAAATAACCATCGGGCAGGTTGCTAAAACCAAGTGTATAGGTACCAGGGGCTACATTTACAAAGCGATAATAACCCAACGAATCGGTAGCGGTGGTGGCTACCACTGCGCCAGAATTGTTGTACAAAGTAACAGTAATGGCAGGCATATAAGGCTCTGTTGCATCTTGCACACCATCGGCATCTAAATCATTCCAAACCACATCACCAATTGTAGACCAGTTAGCAGGAGGATTTGTCATTCGCAGACCGGCATCGATGTGGTAAATATTCAAATCCCACACTACAAAGTTGATGAGCTGCGATTGCAACGTAACCGGATCTATGTCATTGTCAACATAATCGCTGCTTCCCTGATGCGCAGCTACTACAGAATAGCCTGCAGGCACGGTCAGTTTTACAAAGTAGGTTACAATATCAAGATCATTGAATTGATAAAGACCAAAACCGTCAGTAATAGTAGCAGCAATAAACACATCATCTGCAGTACCAGCAATATTATCTGCACCGGGTCGGTACAAAGACACTTCCACACTTGGCAGGCCGGGTTCACCTGCATCTTGTATGCCGTTGTTGTTGATATCGTTCCACACACGGTCGCCAATACTGTAGCGGGTAATATCAGTGATGTACAAACCGATATCAACATTAGAAATTGTTTGGCCTGCGGCTACTGCAATCAGGTCTGTACGGCCATAAAACAACCCGCTTGTATTTACGTCATTATCATTAGCATTATCACCACTGGCATCCATCATGGTAATGAGTGTACCCGGAGGCGTGGTCACACCAATGCGGTATTGGCCGGGGTCAACCCGGTCGAAACGATAAAAACCACGGGCATCGGAAATGGTAGAACCCACCAAAGTACCTGCACTGTTGAAGAGGGAAACCACAACACCAGAAACACCAGATTCGCCTGCATCTTGTATGCCATCCACGTTGGCATCCATCCATACGAAATCGCCAATGGATGCATACTGCGTAGGCGTATTAAAAATTAAGCCGCAATCAATATCCCGCTGGCTGCTACCCGGTGTAAGGGTGAAATTGTCTGTTTTTCCAGTTACAGGGTTCGGATCACTATCGGTAGCATCTGTAGCACCAGTGCCTACTCTTGAAGAAAAACTATAATTGGGTGGTGCAATAAAACTAACTGAATAGCTGCTGGTATTGTAAGGCACATTGAATTTATAATTACCAAAGGCATCGGATACGGTTGTTTTAATTGGATTTCCGGATGCATCGTTCAATGTAACAGTTACGTTTGCCATGCCTGGTTCATCTGCATCCTGCCGTCCATCTTTGTTCAAATCATTCCACACCTTATCACCGATATAGGTGATTTCGTACAACTCAATATCATCCAGCAAAAAGTCGTTGCCAAATCCGCCTTGTTGCAAATTGTAAATACCAACGTTGGAATTGCTGTTAT
The Phnomibacter ginsenosidimutans genome window above contains:
- a CDS encoding SdrD B-like domain-containing protein, whose amino-acid sequence is MIKWVYWILIILGCTTPLMSGAQLIGGDVNKPVNQVYYIGNSNVGNYLPTFTVTNPTTCTGTGSVRIVWNGGTTAASVRRIDRHGGLQFNGTIVTGGGSNLTSANSFAYTFTNLLPGTYTFSLSRDPYDDVLTTNNIGAGAADDYSISGTNSIGDQQRCAVIGVIILPSTGNLGNISATVQPATSCISSMGSVTLTGLTAGVTYEYATLVGGTYTSTGVIGASGNFVISNLYPGNYPIRVRVAGTTCYRELNMKVPSPIGVPCFTTDELIDFSPTGTSLIANGNFGTSSGVMPNIAGTPGITDYTLVTITSGQPQDSRYAIARSTDNADNGGAVAWNGRLRNLQYPTQGNHIFACLQKSKDHTGSTTQADGTTNGFMMVVNGHYRTDRAVFLSGLNLIQGRTYQFSFWAKNLQPFMPKNKNNATADGEPTYQPIVPRLGVVVNGIIYDYAELGYVVEPATYTASTYLTQMGWEQFKIRFTAPVNNSNSNVGIYNLQQGGFGNDFLLDDIELYEITYIGDKVWNDLNKDGRQDADEPGMANVTVTLNDASGNPIKTTVSDAFGNYKFNVPYNTSSYSVSFIAPPNYSFSSRVGTGATDATDSDPNPVTGKTDNFTLTPGSSQRDIDCGLIFNTPTQYASIGDFVWMDANVDGIQDAGESGVSGVVVSLFNSAGTLVGSTISDARGFYRFDRVDPGQYRIGVTTPPGTLITMMDASGDNANDNDVNTSGLFYGRTDLIAVAAGQTISNVDIGLYITDITRYSIGDRVWNDINNNGIQDAGEPGLPSVEVSLYRPGADNIAGTADDVFIAATITDGFGLYQFNDLDIVTYFVKLTVPAGYSVVAAHQGSSDYVDNDIDPVTLQSQLINFVVWDLNIYHIDAGLRMTNPPANWSTIGDVVWNDLDADGVQDATEPYMPAITVTLYNNSGAVVATTATDSLGYYRFVNVAPGTYTLGFSNLPDGYLFSLQDRGGNDNLDSDVDALTGLTDPFVLAGGVTNLSFDAAIRQGKNPGTGSVGNYVWIDLDLDSVQDDNETGVSGITVTLREAGANGTLGDADDLLYTTITNSLGEYSFTNLNSSHKYRVEFSNINTSWYTLAAKNAGEDDKIDSDGNPLIGSTSMTDDFGLAEGEQKIDIALGLQLTSNSNRIIGDRVWLDLNSNGVQDASETRGIPGITVDLLDVSGNLVTQSGKVLQTTTNRNGYYRFYGLNDGTYFPRFSNLPAGFVLSPLDQGGNDATDSDVSGVNGRVTAGLLITSALRTNYTADIGVMPVSSYVGDYVWNDLNGDGIQDANEPGLPGVTVTLYSATGTPLGSTVTNAAGKYYFFNVPAGTYSMGYSTYPTIMEFTRKEAAPAANGSDVDRSTGRTDLFTVLAGVNYLDIDAGLRASFIGRVGDYVWDDYDQDGIQDADEPGVAGITVQLINLNTGQVIGEAITKGNGFFQFFTVPIEVPLRAIFGNAVANFTVANQGDGTNDSKVDGSGVTISNFMLPYSSGIYNIDAGLIRPPGALPVKGLVLHASRHQSDVSLTWKTTWEANTHECLIERSTNGQQFTVVGSIPAAGNSNHGQQYAFVDRTAPAGTLYYRVKVMDIDKHTLTSNVAVLRTTQAKEVVVYPNPVRQLFYVTLPDKGSYQVRLMNAAGQTVHSLELEGSLGGATHAITRKQWPAGVYRLVITDTSGKTGVAVFNVMFD